One Nicotiana sylvestris chromosome 12, ASM39365v2, whole genome shotgun sequence genomic window carries:
- the LOC138882978 gene encoding uncharacterized protein gives MNTKAKHLLYNVINGEEYEKISSYETAKEMWNKLEVTYKGTNKLKETRINLLVRDYELLQMKDGESIQQEKKKIVAFKATVAEPGNDEEEEGGEQDENISMLTQIVTSMMRKNRNSRRGKTNFRNGRLNNDNDKNDGRCYECGKHGHIQAECPELKKKLNRNFQKKKSFGAWSDEEESDHEKIANMCFMAIKEDSNEDSGELGLMADKRMDDEEDSCELGLMADERTSEVCLPTCPNCYELQEFVDIALADIERVLNELRKIKRENKDWALKLEVYEIERDMLQDEVNGLQLQLNRLQKSTSHSSVKSNQIVPHISLIRTRNPTTYSYCGKNGHNTNQCRNRIREERGSKIPIILLVSIAESLGTRLTVSGSRTKGDGFGDLNLSVKLILRNLSRLGYLKIVIQNGHQSRWRNSTFGDKSKGNITRVGKVPLISTCDVDKVYMVDELSYNLLGIIQLYNDDYEVRFKKHGWFIEDESGKVILSGNRDRNIYTISNVDNLDNQICLVSMIDDPWVWHRKLGHPSMHTIQKLPKNDLLIGLPKLDFSNDQFCDACQLGKQTCSSFNIKNIVSTTKPLQLMHMDLFGPTRTASIGGRKYVFVILDDFSHFAWVIFLSHKDEALRNFEVFCKKVQCEKGYYISTIKSDYGGEFESRAFENLCNDQGISHNFSSPRSAQQNGVAKAVSTACHIINIWNSKKPNIRYFHPFRCKCFIHNNGKDNLGKLDPKSDEGISLGYSPLSRAYRVYNKRTLFIEESIHVVFVDTNPRPRNEKLPEYEEISIVPKSINTGKITPEEMTDQQDQSTMNLSENQESTTIDPTNSVGK, from the exons ATGAATACCAAAGCAAAACATCTGTTATACAATGTTATCAATGGAGAAGAATATGAAAAGATATCAAGCTATGAAACTGCTAAGGAAATGTGGAATAAATTAGAGGTCACATATAAAGGAACCAACAAACTGAAAGAAACAAGGATCAATCTCCTTGTTCGGGACTATGAATTACTTCAAATGAAGGATGGAGAATCA ATTcaacaagaaaagaagaaaatagttgCATTCAAAGCGACTGTGGCTGAACCAGGAAAtgacgaggaagaagaaggaggagaacaAGATGAAAACATATCCATGCTCACTCAAATTGTAACAAGCATGATGAGGAAAAATAGAAACAGTAGGAGAGGTAAAACAAACTTTAGAAATGGAAGGTTGAATAATGATAATGACAAAAATGATGGAAGGTGCTATGAATGTGGGAAACATGGACACATTCAAGCTGAATGCCCCGAATTGAAGAAGAAACTCAACAGGAACTTTCAAAAGAAAAAGTCTTTTGGAGCCTGGAGTGATGAAGAGGAATCTGACCATGAAAAAATTGCAAATATGTGTTTCATGGCCATAAAAGAAGACAGCAATGAGGACTCAGGTGAACTTGGGCTCATGGCAGACAAAAGAATGGATGATGAAGAAGACTCATGTGAACTTGGTCTTATGGCAGATGAAAGAACTAGTGAGGTATGTCTTCCTACATGTCCTAATTGTTATGAACTTCAAGAGTTTGTTGATATTGCTCTTGCAGATATTGAGAGAGTTCTAAATGAACTCagaaaaatcaaaagagaaaataaagaCTGGGCTTTGAAGTTGGAAGTTTATGAAATTGAGCGTGATATGCTTCAAGATGAAGTTAATGGACTTCAACTTCAACTGAATAGATTGCAAAAATCCACCAGTCATAGTTCTGTCAAATCAAATCAGATTGTTCCTCACATATCTTTGATTAGGACTAGAAATCCTACTACATATTCCTACTGTGGCAAAAATGGTCATAACACTAACCAATGCAGGAATAGAATTAGAGAAGAAAGAGGCTCTAAAATCCCAATAATCCTTCTTGTTTCTATTGCGGAAAGCTTGGGCACACGTCTAACCGTTTCAGGTTCAAGGACAAAAGGAGATGGGTTTGGCGACCTAAATCTTTCAGTCAAGCTAATACTCAGAAATCTAAGTAGGCTTGGGTACCTAAAAATAG TTATTCAAAATGGTCACCAATCTAGATGGAGGAACAGCACCTTTGGAGATAAATCAAAAGGAAACATAACTAGAGTTGGAAAGGTTCCCCTCATCTCAACATGTGATGTAGATAAAGTATACATGGTTGATGAACTTAGTTACAATCTTCTCGGTATTATTCAACTATATAACGATGACTATGAGGTTCGTTTTAAGAAACATGGTTGGTTTATAGAAGACGAATCGGGTAAAGTTATTCTCTCTGGTAATAGAGACAGAAATATCTATACTATCAGTAATGTAGATAATCTTGATAATCAAATTTGTCTAGTATCTATGATTGATGATCCCTGGGTATGGCATAGAAAGCTTGGCCATCCTAGCATGCATACTATTCAAAAACTCCCCAAAAATGATCTTCTCATTGgtcttccaaaactagatttttcaaatgATCAATTTTGTGATGCATGTCAATTAGGAAAACAAACTTGTTCTTCTTTCAACATCAAAAATATTGTCTCTACTACTAAACCTCTTCAACTCATGCATATGGACCTATTTGGTCCAACTAGAACTGCTAGCATTGGTGGTAGAAAATATGTTTTTGTTATTTTAGATGATTTCTCTCATTTCGCTTGGGTTATTTTTCTAAGTCATAAAGATGAAGCTCTaaggaattttgaagttttttgtAAGAAGGTTCAATGTGAGAAAGGTTACTACATTTCCACTATCAAAAGTGACTatggaggagaatttgaaagcagGGCTTTTGAAAACTTATGCAATGATCAAGGAATCTCTCATAACTTCTCTTCTCCAAGATCAGCTCAACAGAACGGAGTG GCAAAAGCTGTGAGCACGGCATGTCATATTATTAACATATGGAACAGTAAGAAACCCAACATCAGATATTTTCACCCATTTAGATGCAAATGCTTCATTCATAATAATGGAAAGGACAATCTGGGTAAGCTCGATCCAAAGAGCGACGAAGGTATTTCTCTTGGATATTCTCCCTTAAGTAGAGCATATAGAGTTTACAATAAAAGAACATTATTCATTGAAGAATCAATTCATGTTGTCTTTGTAGACACTAACCCTCGCCCAAGGAATGAAAAACTTCCTGAATATGAGGAAATTTCCATAGTGCCAAAGTCTATCAATACAGGTAAAATCACTCCTGAAGAAATGACTGATCAACAGGATCAGTCGACTATGAATCTTTCAGAAAATCAGGAGTCTACTACAATCGATCCAACAAATTCTGTCGGAAAATAG